In Candidatus Caldatribacterium sp., the following proteins share a genomic window:
- a CDS encoding ribonuclease H-like YkuK family protein, protein MVQDFLFHSPTQGPLDFEGVVASLFAFIREDPDRHYRIIIGTDSRDIQEDPPVRAFVTALIVHRVGFGGRYFWRRVYVKNVRTIRDIIYHEAFLSLQVSQKLVEFLHRFPGNHLSNYNVEIHIDVGQNGPTRSLIREVVGMVESMGFIAKVKPESFGASHIAHRHT, encoded by the coding sequence ATGGTGCAGGATTTCCTTTTCCATAGCCCAACGCAGGGACCACTTGATTTCGAAGGGGTTGTTGCTTCGCTTTTTGCTTTCATTCGGGAAGACCCGGATCGCCATTACCGCATCATTATCGGTACGGATTCGAGGGACATCCAGGAGGACCCACCTGTCCGGGCGTTTGTGACAGCCCTCATCGTCCATCGCGTTGGTTTCGGCGGGCGATATTTCTGGAGGAGGGTGTACGTGAAAAATGTTCGAACCATCCGCGACATCATTTACCATGAGGCTTTTCTGTCCCTTCAGGTTTCCCAGAAACTTGTGGAGTTCCTCCATCGCTTCCCCGGGAACCATCTCTCAAATTACAATGTGGAGATTCACATCGATGTTGGTCAAAATGGTCCCACCCGTAGCCTCATCCGCGAAGTGGTGGGAATGGTCGAGAGCATGGGATTCATCGCTAAGGTAAAGCCAGAATCCTTTGGCGCCTCCCACATTGCC